The sequence accccacctctttcaggaatacctaggataggttaaagtaatccttctcaccccccccccccccccataaaagatttagatgcactattgtaaagtggctgttccactggatgtcttaaggtgaacgcaccaatttgtaagtcgctctggataagagcgtctgctaaatgacttaaatgtaatgtaaatgtaaatatgctGTTTTGATCATCTTCATTATTGTGTGAACTGATTAAGAAGATGAAAGGCCACCCACATGGTAATTGAAGTTTATTCGTCGTCCCAGCGTATGTATCTTTCTGAGTCTGACCACAGAGACCAAGGAGGAAAGTCATGGGCAGTGTAACGACTGAATTAAAAGGGAGGCAGAAGGACTGTAAAACTACAGCTGCTAATCAGAGCATCTTTTTAAATCAGGCCTTAAGGGCCTAGTCTAAATATAGTTGTCATATTGTCAGAGGGTACTGATTGCTTGCTTGTCTAATAATATTAACCATGAAATGTAATGGGAATCCCAAAATGTCCCCTCTATAAAGGGTTTAAGGGCCTCTGGGTCACGGGCTGAGGCTGGGCAGACTCACCACACACGGACCCCCGGACCAGCCGGCGGAGGTGGGGCTTCTCAGGAAGGTAGCGGTACTTGCAGCCGAACACGCTGAGGTTGGATGTGTGATCCCCGAAGAATCGCAAGTGGCGGTACTTCTCCCCACAGCGGTAGCAGAAGTTGGTGCTGCACTGGGTGCAGTTCATGTGATCGCAGCCCTCCGTCCTCTGAATGTGGATCTGGAGAGAGCGACATGACCTCATGGGTGCTCTATAAAGATTTTATAAGCCGTTGTTCATTTAAAGTGGGACCCTAATTTCTGAACAAATTATTAACTATATGTATCAATTACTAGATTATCAGTCAGCTCAGCGCAGGTATTTCCAGAATAGAAAGTATTTTGGTTTGGTTCCAAATCAAGGGAAAAGAATGGAACATTTTGTCCTGATATCTGAGCATCACTCAACCCCTCTACCTGACTCATGCTGACTGACATTGCATTGAGAGGAGAGTGCTGCCATGGACAGACAGCAAGCCAGCAGCCAACACCTCAGTGAAAGTTCCTTCCAATACCAAAATGAATTAGCAGCACTGTGCTTGTTGCTGTTGCTTTCTAAAAGGCCTCTCACTGTGTATGAAACAAAGACCTGACGTGGCATACTAAATCTAATTTGGTATTGACTTTCTGCCCAGGACTCAGTCGTATGACTTCATGGAATGCTTCATTTCCAGCCATTGTTACAAGTGGACAAGGGGGGGGAAAGACCTctgacactctctttctctctctcctcttagaGAAAAACACACAGAGGACACTGTCATGGCTGTAGAACTACTGAAAAGCACATCTTTAATCATCTTATGTTGTTGACATACAATGCTGGAGAGAACAGACGGCCCTGTCTCCACCTGCCTAATCAAGCGAACACCCTTTAGGACCATGTGAGAAGGCCTCCTATATCATTGTTTTGGCTGCAGAACTGTCAACCACAATCTTCTTCCAGTAGCTATGTTAACTAGCAAGGTTTGCTATTTTTCTCCACTCTCCTGGCTCTGTCACCCACCTTGCAGTGGGGGCACTTCTGGGCGTTCCTCTGGCCGTGCTCGATGATGCTGGCCCAATGACGCAGCAGCTTGTCCCCTTTCCTGTAGTCCCGGCACTTCAGGCCCTCGTGCCAGGGGGCGTGGCATTTGAAGCACCACACAAACTGGCACTTTGTGCACTGGATCTGCAGAGGCATAGACATGTGATTGGCTAGATAGAGGCATGGCGTATAAGAGGCATAGATTTGGTGAGAAGAACTGAAGTGCCTGCATGGACTAAAACCTCCCTCATTAATGATACATGAAAAAGCACTTTGTCCAATGATTCAAGAAACCTAAACATTTTCCCAAGAATTACAAACAGCAGAGGCCCTGTACTCACCTTGTACTTGTGCTCAGTCATGCTGTATAATATCTGATCTCAGAACAGTACaggccctctctctcaccttgtaTTTGTGCTCTGCCCTGCTGGGGGTGTGTCCTTTCAGCGAGGTGAACTGGCTGCACTGGGGACAGGGTTTGGTGCTAGAGTCAATCTGGCTCAGCTCCAGGAAGTATTTGTATTTGGCCACTTCCTCACTGCCCAGGTGGGACATCACCAGGCTCTCCTCCAGGTAACCACTGCACTCTGTGATGGGGCACACGATGTCCGCTCTGCCCACCCTGACCTGGGGAACACATAGACATAACACAGGGATTAATTGAGAGAGATGTGAATGCTTTATGACAAATTAGGATAAACAAATAATAAGACAGTGGTCGTAAATTGCATACAAACACAATGCCATTGGCCCTAGATCCGGTAATAAAATATTGTCGATACATTTAGCTACTGGATTGCATGTGTGTTATGTAGGTGAAGGGTAAACAGAATGCACAAGCAAATACTACagtgtacagtacatacagtacggAACATACATTTCCTGGGTGGTACTGTACAAGGAAAAGTTATTTACCAGAAGTTGAGCGGTACGATCTGTTGTTACCCTAATCCCCCTATAagagatactgtggtgtgtgAGAGAATGTGCCTTGGAAGGCTTCCATGAACCACGAGTGACTTCGCTAAGTCATTTTGCAGACGCCCTTATCTAGAGCAACTTGCAGGAgctattagggttaagtgccttgctcaagggcacatcaacagatttttcacctagccggctcggggattcaaaccagcgacacTTCAGTTCCTGGCCCAACACTGTTAACCGCTAAGCTATCTGCCACCCCATAGTCATAACACTACTACAACAGTGGAAAACTACAGAGGAAAAAGGGCCCAGTACGCCTCAGTGGGAGTCTTAGCATTAGCCTCATGAGTACACCCCACCATCACTTCTCCCCCTCCCATGTAGAGCTCCAGGACACCCTTGCTCCAGGCACAGTGGGTTCCCTCCAGGGTGCTCCTCACAGGGCATGGTGCAGACAGACGGGTAGGCCCCGGATTAGCACATTGCTGCTGATCTGAGCTGAGTAATCCCCTCCTGGCTGGGCCTGTAGTACATGTCCATAAAGTAGACTAGAGAGTGATGCAGCACAGCTCTGGGGTAATGCCCAGCAGACTCTTTTCACTATGACAGCCTGGCCCCTGGCCCTATGGACCCTGTTCCTGCACTATAAAACATAGTAGTTAATATAAAAAAACTAACAGTAAAGTACCATATTAAATATTTACAGAAAATTGACGTAAATGACAATGCAGTCTGAATGATCTTAGGCGTAAATGTTAAATCATGGGACTGTTGTTTCTGGCTCATTAACATAATTTGAGGTGTGTCGTGTTAAGAGGCTACATTTGTGCCACACATTAGATAGAATGCTGCACTAATTTAACTGATATGTGGTAGTTGTGCCCTAACAATTAAATGTGTATAGGGAACAGATTGGAGTGGTAGCAAGTCTCAGACCTTTAATGGTTGAGTATCTGCATTGTCCTTCAGTCTGTTTTGCCCTTTAGTCACTTCCAGCTTGGATGCCTTTGTTAAGGCCTCTAGAAGTGCAAGTGATAGGAAACACAACATTAGGTATTTTAAATCACTTTCACTTCTAGAGGCCTTAACAAAGGCTCCCAAAGTGGTATTCATATGTAAACACAATAACTAGCAGCCAACCTGATTGCTCCACTGCCATGCAATTACGGTAAAATACTGTACAATACAAACCCCATCACTCTTCAATTAATTTTTGTATTAATTTATCCATTAATTAATTCATTTGTTACAATAGCCATAATAAGATTACAGTTGTTTTACAATAACTTACGGGCAGCCAGTTGCCTGTAAGTTACCATAAAAACAAAGGCAAATAAGATTCCAGTAACACTATTGGATACCATACAATACGGTAACATAATGTACCTTTTTTACAGTAACTTACAGGCAACTAGCTGCCTGTAAGTTACAGTAAAAACAACACAAAATGGTTTACAGTGTGGCCCTGTACTCTCCTCAGGGCCAGGCTGtgcactctgttctgctctcggGGTTGTTCAACAGCAGCTCAGCTATTGTTGTCCAATCAGCTCACATATGTTATCGCATCAGAAGTACGTAGACCTAAAgtgacaacaagcagaatgttTTTTTGAGGTAGCTGATTGAAGACTTTTCTAGAAAGTGCAGTCCCAGTGCAAGTGAGATATCAATAACACACACTGTTCTTTCTCAGAACCATGACATCAGCCAACTCTACCAACCTCCAtttcacattttagtcatttagcagacactcttatccagagcaacttacagtagtgaacacatacatttttgtactggtcccccgtgggaatcgaacccacaacccgttgcaagcgccatgccctaccaactgagccacacaagaCCAATTGACTAGACAAAAGAACccatattaactaaacatggGACATGTTCTTCTAATAATATGTCTAGTCCATTGTACTGTGTGTGGGCACCAGCATGATATATCTACTGTGTGTGTAAATAAAAGGAAGTGAATGTAAGGACAGTTTATGTTGTGACTTGCACTGGGAAGTCTATCTTCTAAAGCTGCACAGACAAGGTCACAGGCTTAGGACTAGCTAGGCTGTGACACTGATGAGACGGTTAGTAAGAGAGTTGCCACCTGTGAACGTAGTGCCCAGTGATGAGGGTGTgaaggagtcccatagggaaaCCCTGAGCCCACCTCTACACCCATCAACCAGGCCAAAGGACAGTGGCCCTGACAGCCAACACAGCAGGGACACTGGAGCTGTGGCAAGACGTGAAAA is a genomic window of Oncorhynchus nerka isolate Pitt River linkage group LG24, Oner_Uvic_2.0, whole genome shotgun sequence containing:
- the LOC115107712 gene encoding E3 ubiquitin-protein ligase RNF217-like isoform X2 — encoded protein: MNTTLGAFVKASRSESDLKYLMLCFLSLALLEALTKASKLEVTKGQNRLKDNADTQPLKVRVGRADIVCPITECSGYLEESLVMSHLGSEEVAKYKYFLELSQIDSSTKPCPQCSQFTSLKGHTPSRAEHKYKIQCTKCQFVWCFKCHAPWHEGLKCRDYRKGDKLLRHWASIIEHGQRNAQKCPHCKIHIQRTEGCDHMNCTQCSTNFCYRCGEKYRHLRFFGDHTSNLSVFGCKYRYLPEKPHLRRLVRGSVCVSKVVVAPVVIVLVVVVGAVSMVIGLVAFPIFYICKKRRQRTQGTGRWH